The DNA sequence ATCAGGTCCTCCGTGTTCTGGTGACGTGGGCGTCGCGGCTCACAGCGACAGGCCGAGCGCGAGGCAGTTGGCGAGCAGGGCGAGCACCGACAGCGCGGTGCGCGTCCGGTTCCACCGGCCCCACGCCGGCCGCGGGTCGCGACCGGCGAAGTCGGCGGGCAGGTCGTCCGGGTCGAGGGCCCGCACCCACTTGTTGACCGGGACGTTCTTGAGCAGGGAGATGGTGATCGTGGCCAGCGCGAGCACGGTCGCGGCCAGGAACAGCGGCCGCGTGCCGGCCGCGTCCGCGACCAGCGCGAGCGTGACGTCGCCGAGCACCGTCACGATCAGGCAGGCCGGCATGAACGGGTCGTAGCGCGTGGCGAAGAAGGCGTGCGCGTGCACATATCGATCCGCCGGCAGGCTCTGGAGCAGTGGCCAGCCCCCGAGCTGGGTTCCCATCAGGACTCCCGCGGCGAGGCCGTTGGCCAGGATCACGAGCGGGACGAGCACCTGCAGCACCGCGCACCTCCTTCGTTACTCG is a window from the Amycolatopsis sp. NBC_00355 genome containing:
- a CDS encoding DUF1772 domain-containing protein, which produces MLQVLVPLVILANGLAAGVLMGTQLGGWPLLQSLPADRYVHAHAFFATRYDPFMPACLIVTVLGDVTLALVADAAGTRPLFLAATVLALATITISLLKNVPVNKWVRALDPDDLPADFAGRDPRPAWGRWNRTRTALSVLALLANCLALGLSL